Genomic DNA from Lactuca sativa cultivar Salinas chromosome 8, Lsat_Salinas_v11, whole genome shotgun sequence:
gattccaaatcATAAGAATACACAAATGtgggttagggtttttgtggAGGCTGTATAAGGGTGAGAGGGAGGTTAGACCAAaggcataaggtcctttaaatagggatcaaaccctaaaagttagggttttcaactctGCGCGCGTATGTTGCGCGTACCctttggtacgttgggcgtacgtgtatGGCCTCACCGCCCAATTCATATGAGTATGCTGCGCGTACCTAgcatggtacgccccgcgtaatgccTATCTCAGCCCAAACTTAAAGCCCAATTATACTGGCACAAACCAAAACAACCCATTagtcaataaaataaataatattaatacttacaaatcccggatgttacattgcctctccaactcgtcgagttggtccaaaaagatGTGCGGCCCAAGGCctttcaacacgtcgagttgaggccatcaactcAATGAGTTCCAAGGGAATCTTGacttttaaaacaataaatcTCATACTTGGAaaccgggatgttacaattatgtGTTTatctgtttatatgtttatatgtataccggacgGAGCCCGATAACTGACAGATCTgtatgccgggcggggcccattatatgtgtATTAAGTATGGtatgtgttattttggggaactcactaagctttgtgcttatagttttcagtttatgttttcaggtacttctggttcgaaggaGAAGAGTCCGggatgattgtagtgcacacaccacctcgtttcgcattttatgttactctgatgttttgtgaTGTTGTTGATACACTTGTTCCACCATGATTTTTATGATGATATTTTGGataatagttttattaatttaaaaacaaaaatttttagtcttaatttttgtgacgtcatatatatatatatatatatatatatatatatatatatatatatatatatatatatatatatatatatatagggttaagttattttgtttctagtaactattgtgtgccagaaaacatagatctggaccatcgggtggaatataatcaaagatcatgatctgagggtctatgatagtagaataggataacatgtaccatataatcacacacaaatttcagcataagggcattttagtcaattaacctacattaaaaaagaaaagtttcagatttttagggataattaattcctttatttttaaaaatctgaatattttaaattaattcaaaattaaaaatccgattttattctgtcataaTGATAGAATGTTAACCATAaattagtaaatatatttttcgattttcttctatcagaatgacagaatgttaaccataaactagtaaatacattatgaaaagaatacacaaaatcaattgttgaactaataatataccaaataattacattgtatgattgtgattcattgaataataacaacattctgaaagaaaaaaaaaacattaaaatctaACAAAACACTAATTTATTCTgagataatattatttttaagcaaCACTTTATACATTGTAGCATAACACATTATGGTATCACAAATTCATTACCAGTTATACAAATATACTTGTTGTGTATGAAGAAGTATGAACCTGTTCAACCATTTTGATAGAATGTAATCCTCAAATCACCAATTTTTAATCGAAAAAAGACtcaaaaaacataaaatacacCAAATTAGAGAattaaaatttatcaaaaataataaaaaatgacaAACAAAGATTATATAAGAACACATATActttattctaaaagaatattactTAGAGTCTAATAGCTATCAAGAAACATGTTTATTTTGCAAGAATGATACTGTAAAAATTCTCCAATCatggttttgaatattcttaTAGAATTTGTATTATCAAGCCAATGGAATGTAATCCTAAAATTGTAATGAGAATAACCGTCATGAAGTTGTATATCAAGCCAATGGAATGTAATCATAAAATATAGTGGTACTTCTTTTCTTTATGACTCGAAATGAATAGACAAATGAGCTAAATTGGTTAAGTGGGAGAACGGTGtctttaatccattaagacctacttctatttttaacaaatatattatcTATCTTGTGATTAAAATTTTAGTTGATATTAAACAAGTTGCAAGGATTTAAAATTATTCTTCACGACACTTAATGTAGTATTCAATaaagatgaaaaatgaaaacaaaaaaatagaTACTCATCTACCTATCTTCACCAATGAACATAttcaaattgtaaaaaaaatattctgaaattataaagaaaaaaaatccagCTAGTCGTTTAATGGTcttcaaaaatataatgtaacacATGTAGACTTTTATTATTAATTGTGGTTGTaaggtttttataaaaaaaactaatctTTTTAGTTTGAGTGTTTATATTGCGGATGATTTTGGTTTTAACATTAACTGAAAACTATTAATGAGAAAGTAAATGTTATCCTAAACATgtactttttttaattttttttatcctaGTCATTTACAATTTCAATTTATAACTGTTCTCAAACAGTCAACTATTTTAAACATCATTTCTAGACAAACAAATAAGTGTTCATTCAACAAGTCTTTGTTTATGCAAAACTTGCTCCAAACAAACATCTATATCCATACTACTGCACTTTGCCCATACAACACAAAAtgtggaagaaaaagaaaagcccCTAAAACTTTCCCCCTTAAGtcttatgagagagagagagaacctaATATTCCTGGAAATACACAAATCCAACACAAATTGAGAAAAATGTCCAAGCTATCCGAAACATGGGGACTATAAGTATGGCATCGAACTGTGATAATCCTTCGTTCAACCTTGCCATCTATAGATACATGGTATACATAAAAACAAGTCAATACATATCATCCAAACCTTTAactactactaataataatagtGTTAATGCTATTATTAATCATTACCCAAAATCCAGCTGTACATAGAAACAATAAAAGAATCGAATACGTGAACCAGCTATCCAACCGATATGAACTTGACATGACAGTCTTAAAAGATTCGAGCTGAAAAAAATAACACAAATATTCTCTTCATTAATACCAATTTTACCAAATTATAGCCAACAAATCACATCATCATAGCAATGTAGCATTAAGAAAAAACTCACAGAGACTTTGCAAAGAGAACTGAACATGATCCTATGGCCCCTGAAACTACAACGAATGAAAAAGGAAGTAGTAACTTCCAGTATCTCATAAGATCCTTCCCTGGAATAGCAAGCAACAATTCTCCTCTCCTGTTTAATGTTAATCCATCCCAATATAtcaaattaattaaatgaaatgaTTTTTTAGGGAAATATCTTTCGATTTGAAGGGCTTACCTGTATACATAGTGATGCATGAGAACCACCACCACCAAAAGCAGACAGTAAAAAAGGAAAGTAATGTTGCTATACTTTTCTGCCAACTGCTCCTGTGTGTAAACTGTAAAATCCACATACATAATATTTATAATCACCATAAAAATTTTAATTTCCATAAACTTTGAATAAGAATTTGAAAAAAGAAAATGTAAAAACCACTGTGGTATACGGTATACCATATCAGGTGATTGATGATTGCCAAAAGCAACAAGGAATATGTTTCCAAGAACAATAAAAGTCGTGGCAACTAATACTCTACATAAAAAAAGCTACAAATGTTAGTAAAAGTTATTTTCAGatcatataacaaaaaaaaagatGCAGATTCAAAAAAACATACTTACAGTGACTGTTTTCTGTAAGACAAAATAGGCAAACACGATATTTGACACAAATTGTATGGATCCCAATGACAAATCACGAGCAAATTCTCACTGTAAGCACCAACGACATCGATTGATTATGGAGCCGACAGTGGAGAGACAGAAGGAAGAAGCGGCATCATGCATTTGTCGATGACGATGAACGTGTTCGaccacatacatacacacatgaATGAAGTGAGGGTATAAGAACGACTGTAAATAAAAAGGGGGATAAATTAGGTTAAAAGTCAATTTGACTAACATGATTATAGGGAATATTTATGGAATTTATATATCAAATTAGTAAatcacccttatttatttattttattatttcctaaattcctattggtgcattcatgcatacaatagttgttataaacatttgaacctagctctctctctctctctctctctctctctctctttctttctttctttctctatctctctctctctctctctatatatatatatatacatatatatatatatatatatatatatatatatatatatatatatatatatatatatatatatatatagcaagtTCGATTTTGGATCTAGAAAGACGAAGAAGGGTGGTATGAGTTGCAACAACGAACATATATGTAGCTCTAACAATAACATATGGTATGAACCTTTTGACGTTGTTGAAAACCCTTTGTCGGAGCCGCTAGTGATACCAAACTCTTCATCTCATCAAACCCTAACGTCGCCACCATCTTCACATCTGGAAAGGCAAGCTTGGGTTTTTCAAACCAACAAATGTTATATTCGCTGCGGTAAACCCTAATGTCGCTATCTTCGTCACAACAAACTTAGCGTCGCTGACATCTTCATGTCTGGATACCTACAAACATCGTTGTCGTTGAAGGAAGCTATAGTTTCGGATCTGAAAGACaaagctagggttttcaaaccttAAACCATGTTCATCAAATAATAGAGGACAACCATCTCCAATGAAAATGGGCTACTCTGATTCAAAGCTTCTATCAACAAAGGAGATTAAGAGACAATGATGAAGTTGGTGTGTTAATGGTGAGATTGGGTGAGTTACTAGGAATATGTGAGTATctctcttttctttctttcttttttttttttttttttttttgaaatcataAAATtagtaaagtaaaaaaaaaaaattaaaaaacataattaaagagaaaattcattaaaaagaaattcaaaaaaattGGATCAAAACCTCAACAACATCAAAGTTTTAGATAGATTGATGATTGATATAAGTCCAAAACTTTTTAACCAAAATGATAATTTTCTATATACCAAAtaaaccatttttgcaattttttttttaaaaagtggaAAAGTAATTAATCTGTTAAAGTGAGATCGCAATTTTAATCATTTTTACCATTGGGTTCGATCGATAGCTCACCGTCGCCACCGCCTGCTGTCCCCTCCACAGTCCACTCTACCCCTAAATACCAATAATCGTCTTTGCCGATCAGATTACCATTTGACATCAAGAAGCACAGGGCATACTGATCTTCACTTGAACACCAACCAGTTACATCCAAACCCTATAGGTGGGTGTGGGTGGATCAAAATATCTCCCAATTTTTATGAATTTCGTCATCTATGATTCAACATTTTCAGTCTCTCAGTCATATATCCTTCTTGTATGTGTAATTTTCTTATGTTATACGCTAACATTCAGTTTCTAAATATGATCGTAACTTGAGAAACTGATTatgttttctagggtttttttggACGATGGGACTGAGTAAAACTGAAATCAATTTGAGGCGATTGCTTGCAGCTGCCCCTCAGCAACAACATCAAGCCAAACTTATTCATGTACGTCATCTACacattggtaattagttttttttCCTATCCAATCGTCACTTACATGTATATGAATCTTCTTCGGATTCGATAGTTATTGTTATAGATCAGTTTCATATAGATCTGAATCCCACCACCAATCAGTTCAACTTTTGTGTAAATGATGCTTGATCATGCTGATTTTTGCAGTATGTTGGCACTTTAAGGGAGCAGTTGGAGCAACTCGCTGCAGAAAAAACTTCAGAAGGGCTACCAAGGTCTGAATCCGATTTCCACTTCTCTCTGTATGCATTTTGTATATGACTGGATTGTTTTAACAGTACTGTAGGCATCTTGATAAAATCATGATTTTCTTATGGTTTCTGTAGAGTTTCAAAAGCTACAGTGAGTGATTACTCTGAGAAAATTGAAGCTATTGCAGCTAAGTTGGCTTCCCAAGTGGTGCGTATATTCCCATTCCTTATCTTGGGCATGTTCATGTTAGATAGAGCATCATTTTTCAGTTGAATGCTGTTGAAGCAAGTTATTAGGAGAAAGTTTGAAGCAATTATCTTTCACTTATGTACATTCTAACACGCGATCTCTCCTTCTGTTTGTTAGTTGAACACCATAGAATCTCCAGAGCTGCCCACTGCTGACACTTCTGTAAGtgaaaatacaacaaaaactgAAGCGGAAAGTATCTCCACTGGCACTTCTCAAGGGTTGAGAAGAAGAATTGTGTGAGTAGAGGTCTTGCCTATGTTATCTTTTTgtgttgtttctttttgacttaatgggaAAAAAGAAACATGAATTTTGTTTGTGTTATGACTTCCGAGTTCATATTTATTGTGATTCAAAAGGCCCACATCAAGTGTTGAAGAGAGAGGCCAAAATACTCCTATTGATGCAACTGATTCAGCTCCTATCAAATTGGATGCTGGAGCACAGGCTCATATTTCAAAACACAGGTACTTTTTGTCCTAATCAATGCTAATAATTCTGTCACTGATGTCATTTGGTAAATAAGTAATTTTCGGCTATAaagatccaaaaaaaaaaaaaggaattcaATTCATTGTGTGGACCTACCTAAACaggaagcttcaagaagacttgacTGATGAAATGGTTATCCTTGCACGCCAACTCAAAGAGAGTACTCTCATGATGAATCAATCCATAAAAAACACCGAAAAAGTAAGTTTGTCTTTATCACTCTGACTCTGTGATTGTGACTGTGACTGTGACTGTATCTGACAAGTTTGATGCAATTGGAGTGCAGATTCTTGATTCGACAGAGGAAGCAGTGGAACATAGCTTAGCAAGCACAGGGAGAGCCAATACAAAGGCAATGGCTATATACTCGGAGGCTTCCAAGACTTCATGCTTCACTATCCTTTTGATGCTTCTAATGACATGTATCTTTTTCATGGTGGTTTTTCTTATCAAAATCACATGAAATCATCCACCCTTTGTcaaatattattttatggttTTCGACTTTCATCGCTTGAAAATATTTGTATCTTGTAGTACAAAAAAGTTTTATTTGAAGTAATATGATTAAAGTAGATAGTGACAACTAACTTGTGTTAtgttattagtttattttttacaagtttaagttgcttttccttttttttttttttttttaattaaattttgatGATCAAATTAACAAAGTAATTGAAAACGGATTGCCATTCTGATATTGGCTAGTGACTTTGATTAAATTAGTGTTGGAACTAATTTGGTGTTTGAGTTGGACAATGGACACAAATTTAACCAAAGTTGTTAACAATCAGTTTGATATCCAGATTCTTCTTAAATATAACACAAATTTCAGCTGTTGGAATCAAATTTAgtattgttgagattttatattgaTTACTATAGATGTCATATACTCATTATCCATTACTAGAGAATTTTCAAAAATCGTTTATAAAATTTTGGGTCAGATATTATCGCTGATAGAATTTGAACTTATAGTAATTGAAAATGCATTTTATCTTATACTATATAATAAAATAGGCAAAATCCTCCACttacaacattttataaaaactacTTATTTATGCAAAATGAGGGGAGGCAACCAGTCAATCCTAATGTTATGTTTCCACAAGCCCCTATTTGAGGTTATGTCTTTTGCAAGTGAAAACTCTTACACATCAAGTCTCACATTATTCTAGGACATCATTTTTTACTCTTATCATCAATCATCTTTGACTCTACACTTCTTATTGTCGATGATGATAACCTTCTTATGACATGTCCATACCACCTCAAAGGTTTAAATGTCATTCCCTCAATTTCCATCTTCCACCCGTGAGCTTTTTTGGACAACCAACATTTAAATCCATACATCATGGCATGCCCAATGACAACCTTGTAAATTTGTTCCTTCAATTTCAACAGAACCTTCCTCTCACACAAGACTCCTGGGGTTGTCCTCCATTTTAACCAACATGTCTTTATGCGATATGTGACATCTATCTCCACACCCTCCTTTATGAATTACATGCCATAGATATTTGCAGCTCTCACACCAAAGATACATGTTTTAACAATGTTGCTTTGCAACCCTCTAGGTGTTCACAAGAGCATGACCATTCAGTTCAGTTTAACCCTAGACTCAACTGCCAAGACAATGTCATCGACGAAAAACATACACCAAGACAATTCCACTAGATCTATTTAGAGTGTACACATCTAGTCTAAGATCAAGACTAAATATATCGGCTGAAAAAACGAACATGATGTAGCTTGTAGCCCAATCTCTCATTCAAACTCATTGTCTCTAGTCTTAAatatgaaaatttcattttgacaaGTTTACAGTTTGATATAAAGCGAAAACTTGAAACAATGACATACAAATTAGCAATAgcaatttgacaaaaaaaatcgATGGGCGTATGTGCTGCTGTATAATCGCCCCAAATCACAaacaaattaacaatttaattccAATTTGTGTTGCGCTGTATGCCTGTACAAAGAAGAGGTATACATACACATTACCTAGTTTTCCATCAAAGGACAATTCCATATTTACATTTCAAAGCCTGCCTATATGGTGTTTTTGTTTATCATGTGAAGAAATGACTGCAAAAAACAAAAATAGTTAAATTGCACCAGCCGGGAATCGAACCCGGGTCTGTACCGTGGCAGGGTACTATTCTACCACTAGACCACTGGTGCTTTTGTTCAATCTTTTAACTTTAAATCATATTAACTGTGAGTGACAAAATATATTGGTTTTGTAATCcttatttataattaaaaaaatgttgtaGATAAACTTTCTGGTAATAACATAGAAGATGCAATGTAACACGGTTTGGTGGTTATACcgaacttttggaaaaatataatttttttttttgtaattaaaaCCGGCTCTAATATGTAACAGTGGTTGGGCAGCTGAAAcgtttaataaaaaataatggtTTTTTCATAACTTTTAAAAATTGGTGGTTAAACCGAACTTTTGAAAAAATATGGTGTTTTTTCCGTCATTATCCCTACTTTTTTTAACTAGTCTATgggataaaaaaaaacaatttttaactAATGATAGTGTATGTTATCTGTCAAAATTTTTTTGGGAAAGAATATGTTGACTAAGAGCTTCATAGAAATTAGGCTTCAAGAACTAGCATGtcattattacttttttttttttttttttttttttttttttttttttttttttggaaattttctgcaaaattattttttttacaaatatcgACTCTAGCATTGTTGTAATTTTAAATTATAAGTAACATTTTTTTTGGCTGATTATTTTAGATAGTCAAACTAGCTTACCTTGTTACTTTGAATTGCACTTGATGAAGTTCCATGACTCCAAACATAAACAAGTGGACATATACAAGTTTTTTTGTTTTGTGCTAATTAAGATCATTTGATTTATGATTTATCGATTTATCGTCAACTCAGTGATTCAACGCTATAATAtatcaaaagaaaaggaaaatcaATTGTTGAATCCTATGTCGGAGGTCAAAGTACAACACAAAATAAGGAGAAATCAGAAAAGAAGGATGTTTTATGTTAAAATAAGGGTAAAAGGATAagatttaaataaataagtataaagtaacttatctaaactttttatttaactcaaaaaaatatttttaatatttatttatttagatacttaacaATGTTTACTACTGAATATTAGACTCCAACAAgttaataaatattttaaaaagaaaatatcaTATTAGCCCAACTAATTTACTACGTTTGTTTTAAAAGACCActtaattatttatttagtaGTTTATGTCACCTAACTACAATTTACCTAGGGGAATGAGAAGCTTTTTTTTTCCGGTTTACCCGTAAACCATAGATGACATGGCTAAATGCCGCTTATGTGGCTTTTTATTAGATTTACTCAATTATTTTATAGTAAAATAAAGGTTTATAAACATTTCCAGCAAGATAAATCATCCCCTCCGTTCTTGCTGTCATTAATGCCTGCAAGAACCCTAACCTCACACCTATGTGAGCGGATTCAATTTCTCATTCTCTTTATCTTTCAATTTCGATCCTTAGGGTTTTACAGATTCGATTTCTTCTTTCTATTTTTCAATCGTTATGGTTTAGAAATATGATtcgaagtttttttttctttattttcattgGTGTTCATAAGTGTAGATTTGAGTTTTTCATCTTCATTAGATGGTGGTACACCCATGAATACGAAGATTACTCGGTCTTTGAAAAATGCCATTTCTTCGTTGGCCTTATTTAGCTCGAGTTTTTCTTCGCATGGCCCTCAGTAGTTGCCTCTCTCTTTATGGGATTGTTGCTAGGAAATCTTGGTTGCGCATTACCTGTTGTTGTATGACGTCTCCACTTTGACTTTTATGGTGGTGCTTTTGTGTTCTTGGTGGATCAAATCTAGATTTCTAATGGATTATTTCTAGGTTTAGCTTTAATGGTAATGGATATTTTATGGGTAACTTTTTATCTGAAGAAGATGAAAGGAAAATCATGATCGTGGTGCAAGGTGGTGGTGTTGAATGTTCTTCAAAGAATATGAACACTAATGGGTTTCATGATGAACACGACTGTGAATCTGTGATGATGAACACGACTGGAAAATGTTGAACCTAGGTTGTTCATGATtcaaccaaaataaaaaaaaacaaatatgttaCAGTTTAgaacttccacatgggaacctccagaggctgaagcttgccatgtggcctctgatgcttgaccttgaccatcctacaggccaaacatctctcaacataccaagctatCTCCttcttcatacacggccaccagtaactcgatctcaaatctctatacatcttcgtggctCCCGAGTGTATAGAAAAGCGAGACTTATGGGCTTCCTCCAACACTATCTGCCTGATCCCACCATAAACTAGGacccaaacccgaccacaccTGGTCAACAACCCCAGACTATCGGTGACAGATCTGTCGATCTCGTCTCTGATCGTCTCCTATTTATAGTTCTCATTTTTTACTCCCTCTGTATGAACCCCTTTGGTCAAATCTAAAAGTGGGGAATCAatggatatcctcatacacatctcTCGTGCTGAagatccagctgacttgcggctcaaagcatccacGACCACATTTGCTTTATCCtggtggtaaaggatcttgcagtcataatccttgaccacatccagccacctgcgctgcctcatattcaggttcgactggtccataagatatcgcaaactcttgtgatcagtgtaaatagtacaacggacctcATAAAGATAACGTCTCCAAATGTTAAGGGCAAACACTACTGTCCCTAACTCCATCTCATGAGTAGGATATTGTGACTCATGTGGCTTAAGCTGCtgagaagcataagcaatcactcaTCCCCTCTGCATAAGTACCGCCCCCAAACCAGTGacggatgcatcacaaaataccatgaAATCCTTGACACCCTCTGGATGGGTCAACaccggggcctcacataacttctgTCGCAACGTCTCAAAAGCaacctgctgctcagggccccatcgaaaatccactcccttcctcgtcagactaGTGAGCGGTACTGCGATCTttgagaagtcctgaataaatctccgataatatcccaCCAAACCTAAGAAAATCTTGATCTTTGAGGGAGatttggaacctcccactgcattatggcctcaatcttggctggatcgaccaaaattCGGTCTTGGTTAATGAGATGTACCAAGAACttgacctctcgtaaccaaaactcacacttcaagaatttggcatacagccgtTCCCACCTCAATACTCCCAAAAGCTCtcgaagatgctcctcgtgctactctttggtattggaataaaccaagatatcatcaatgaacacaataactGATCGATCGAGCATCAGCCTGCATACctgattcattaaatccataaacACCACAgacgcgttggtgagcccaaatggcatcaccacaaactcgtaatgcccataaagaGTCCAGAAAGCGGTCTTCTCCATATCCTCCACCTCAACCTCACCTAATGATATCCCGACCTTAAGTTGATCTTATAGAACCAATATGTACTCGTCAATCCACGAAAGgggataacgattcttcaccgtcaacttgttcaactcccgataatcaatgcacatccggtatgaaccatcattcttcttgacgaatagTATTGGCCCTCCTTACGACGAACTGCTCAATCTAGGGGTGCAAACTAGCCGAGCCGAGCCCGGGCCTGgtcaggctcggctcgggcttgtttaagttatacgaggctcgagctcgagctcggctcgattcgagcttcttGTATTAAGCTTGGCTCGAGCTCATAAATAATTAAACAAACTCGACTCGGGCTCAAGATCGGCTCGTTTTTTGTCTGACGTGCTtaaataagcttaagcttggctcgagctcgttaagaagatcgtttactaataccctaaatccctaatccccaaatatgtttttattttaatatataataataataaattattttatataaaggaTCGTTttggctcgcgagcctaatcgagcttagtgacataggcttgagctagatctcgtttaataaacgagcttaatattaagctcgagctcggctcgggctcgtttaaaatcggtttcgattcgagcttttaacgatccgatctcgagtagctcgcgagtagcttggctcgtttgcacacCTAGCTCAgtctgatgaactgcttgcctaacaGTTCCTAAATCTGAgagg
This window encodes:
- the LOC111910897 gene encoding uncharacterized protein LOC111910897 isoform X1, which gives rise to MGLSKTEINLRRLLAAAPQQQHQAKLIHYVGTLREQLEQLAAEKTSEGLPRVSKATVSDYSEKIEAIAAKLASQVLNTIESPELPTADTSVSENTTKTEAESISTGTSQGLRRRIVPTSSVEERGQNTPIDATDSAPIKLDAGAQAHISKHRKLQEDLTDEMVILARQLKESTLMMNQSIKNTEKILDSTEEAVEHSLASTGRANTKAMAIYSEASKTSCFTILLMLLMTCIFFMVVFLIKIT
- the LOC111910897 gene encoding uncharacterized protein LOC111910897 isoform X2, with translation MYVIYTLYVGTLREQLEQLAAEKTSEGLPRVSKATVSDYSEKIEAIAAKLASQVLNTIESPELPTADTSVSENTTKTEAESISTGTSQGLRRRIVPTSSVEERGQNTPIDATDSAPIKLDAGAQAHISKHRKLQEDLTDEMVILARQLKESTLMMNQSIKNTEKILDSTEEAVEHSLASTGRANTKAMAIYSEASKTSCFTILLMLLMTCIFFMVVFLIKIT